Proteins found in one Lysinibacillus fusiformis genomic segment:
- a CDS encoding spore germination protein yields the protein MEQMINLKMLKSLFQRSADVIFQQYNFQQYTVHLITCDAMVNEQILQTVVVQRVQSLLSKVSEDMLEEEIEQHLHIPYLQKILSKEDAVTRVYKGHVLLYFEENQLLYSSDISKRPNREPGETTLELVVKGPRDDFIEDVFINIALLRKRLPTNSFSVETLEIGKRSKTTVAILYMEDIVNLNMLEQIRLQLQKIDTDIVINGDLLMETIEKTATILPRHDYTGRPDFAMQALMRGRILLMIDGVSYAIITPTNIMLLFKSAEDNEYPIIVSSMERLLRIVGILISMLLPGFWLALTTYHQEQLPFLLLATVVESRTGLPFPTILEILMMLFMFELFREANLRLPSAISGSISVVGGLIIGDAAIKAGVTSPSMIVVIAISSIAAFTLVNQSFVTAMSIFRLIIIMSSAFFGLFGFFISVFFILLYTANMQVLGVPYINFSADFEKANLRKSLLRLSPKGYSKRPTFLKPQDQTRTSSKK from the coding sequence ATGGAACAAATGATCAATTTGAAAATGTTGAAATCACTATTTCAACGCTCTGCTGATGTGATTTTCCAACAATATAATTTTCAGCAATATACAGTACATTTGATAACTTGTGATGCAATGGTCAATGAGCAAATACTTCAAACTGTGGTTGTTCAACGTGTTCAATCTTTGTTAAGCAAAGTCTCTGAGGACATGTTAGAGGAAGAAATCGAACAGCATTTACACATTCCCTATTTACAAAAGATTTTATCGAAAGAGGATGCAGTGACAAGGGTCTATAAAGGCCATGTCTTATTGTATTTTGAAGAAAATCAGTTACTTTATTCTAGCGATATTTCAAAAAGACCAAATCGAGAGCCTGGGGAAACAACACTAGAACTAGTGGTCAAAGGACCTAGAGATGACTTTATTGAAGATGTTTTTATTAATATTGCTTTATTAAGAAAACGATTACCCACTAATTCTTTTAGTGTTGAGACATTAGAAATTGGCAAGCGTTCTAAAACAACAGTAGCCATCCTTTATATGGAAGACATTGTGAATTTAAATATGCTGGAACAAATTCGACTTCAATTACAAAAAATCGATACGGATATTGTTATCAATGGTGATTTGTTAATGGAAACAATCGAAAAGACAGCAACCATCCTTCCAAGACATGATTATACAGGAAGACCTGATTTTGCTATGCAGGCATTAATGAGAGGAAGAATTCTCTTAATGATTGATGGTGTGTCCTATGCCATAATTACACCTACAAATATTATGTTGCTCTTTAAATCGGCAGAGGATAATGAGTACCCAATCATTGTTAGCTCGATGGAACGATTACTCAGAATTGTCGGGATATTAATAAGTATGCTGCTGCCAGGTTTTTGGCTTGCATTGACGACTTATCATCAAGAACAGCTTCCATTTCTACTACTTGCAACAGTTGTCGAATCGAGAACGGGATTGCCTTTCCCAACCATTCTAGAAATTTTAATGATGTTATTTATGTTTGAATTGTTTCGTGAAGCTAACCTACGTCTTCCAAGTGCAATCAGTGGCTCAATTAGTGTGGTAGGGGGATTAATTATTGGAGATGCAGCGATTAAAGCAGGTGTTACAAGCCCCTCAATGATTGTTGTGATTGCCATTTCCAGTATCGCTGCATTTACATTGGTCAATCAATCCTTTGTGACGGCTATGAGTATTTTTCGATTAATCATTATTATGTCTTCGGCATTTTTTGGTTTATTTGGCTTCTTTATTTCAGTCTTTTTCATACTATTATATACGGCAAACATGCAGGTCTTGGGTGTGCCATATATTAACTTTAGTGCCGATTTCGAAAAAGCCAATTTACGTAAGTCCTTATTGCGACTATCTCCAAAGGGCTATAGTAAACGACCTACCTTTCTAAAGCCGCAAGATCAAACACGTACTTCAAGTAAAAAATAA
- the ribH gene encoding 6,7-dimethyl-8-ribityllumazine synthase has protein sequence MGQTFEAQLIGTDLKIAVVVGRFNEFITSKLLDGAMDGLTRHGVDPASIDVAWVPGAFEVPFIAKQLAETKKYDAIIGLGTVIRGSTTHYDYVCNESAKGIANVSLTTNVPVIFGIVTTENIEQAIERAGTKSGNKGYDAAMSAIEMANLKKMIG, from the coding sequence ATGGGTCAAACATTTGAAGCACAATTAATTGGAACGGATTTAAAAATTGCAGTAGTTGTAGGTCGTTTTAATGAGTTCATTACAAGCAAATTATTAGATGGAGCAATGGATGGTTTAACACGCCATGGGGTTGATCCCGCATCTATTGATGTCGCATGGGTTCCAGGGGCTTTTGAAGTTCCTTTTATTGCGAAACAACTGGCAGAAACAAAGAAATATGATGCCATTATTGGTTTAGGTACCGTTATTCGTGGCTCTACAACTCATTATGACTATGTTTGTAATGAATCAGCAAAAGGCATTGCCAATGTATCGTTAACAACGAATGTACCTGTTATTTTCGGTATTGTCACGACTGAAAATATTGAACAGGCGATTGAAAGAGCAGGCACGAAATCTGGTAATAAAGGCTATGATGCTGCAATGTCTGCGATTGAGATGGCGAATCTAAAGAAAATGATTGGCTGA
- a CDS encoding YibE/F family protein has translation MNVIVLLAVILFALMVIVGGKQGVRSFLSLFLNFGVLFITIFLMTNPKNSPIILTFIACTVISCISLFYINKTNSKTITAFIATMVTIVVLLLFITFITEKSMIQGFGEESTEEISIFSLYIGVNFVQIGASVIIMSTIGAIMDVAISIATSMHEIFYRNPTISRKKLFTSGLSIGRDILGTDTNTLFFAFFGGYLSLLIWFKDLSYSIGEIVNSKVFSAEMTTILCAGIGIALIIPIASSINAYYLIRTREKTEKLL, from the coding sequence ATGAATGTTATCGTCTTATTAGCAGTTATTTTATTTGCGTTGATGGTGATAGTAGGTGGTAAGCAGGGTGTCCGCTCATTTCTTTCTTTATTTCTAAACTTTGGTGTACTCTTTATCACCATCTTTTTAATGACAAACCCTAAAAATAGTCCCATTATCTTGACGTTTATAGCCTGTACGGTCATTAGTTGTATTAGCCTTTTCTATATCAATAAAACAAACAGTAAAACCATTACAGCCTTTATCGCAACGATGGTGACGATTGTTGTGTTACTGCTATTTATTACCTTTATTACAGAAAAATCGATGATCCAAGGGTTTGGTGAAGAATCGACTGAAGAAATTAGTATCTTTTCCCTCTACATTGGCGTTAATTTTGTGCAGATTGGTGCATCAGTCATTATTATGAGTACGATAGGTGCCATTATGGATGTGGCTATTTCTATCGCCACTTCCATGCATGAGATTTTTTATCGCAATCCCACGATTAGTAGAAAGAAACTATTTACATCTGGGCTAAGTATCGGGAGAGATATTTTAGGAACTGATACCAATACATTATTTTTTGCTTTCTTTGGTGGCTATTTAAGCTTATTAATCTGGTTCAAGGATCTCTCCTATTCGATTGGCGAGATTGTTAACTCCAAAGTTTTTAGTGCTGAAATGACAACCATTCTTTGTGCAGGCATCGGCATTGCACTGATTATTCCAATTGCCTCCTCCATCAATGCCTATTATTTAATTCGAACACGAGAAAAAACAGAAAAACTGTTGTAA
- a CDS encoding TPM domain-containing protein — MMNKKVIFMFLICMTMFLFSQKGTYATTVPAPVGDIYVQDFMELLTKEEKAQLIQMAKELEEETSAKIVLLTIQTTGEQTIAEFAKEAFRQYGVGGEGVLFVLAMEDRKTRIEVGDDLAGIIYDELAGQILDDYTIPALQEEEPNQAIFNTFEVLIQTVKEGHLSQSKNWNFAEWGLTDWLAFLLFAAIGLTTALFLLLFIMGLFMKGDQSKGAKSRSEDSTSYWHNNDNDSGGGGGADRGW; from the coding sequence ATGATGAATAAAAAGGTTATTTTTATGTTCTTGATTTGCATGACGATGTTCTTGTTTAGTCAAAAAGGTACTTATGCAACAACTGTTCCAGCTCCTGTCGGTGATATATATGTGCAAGATTTTATGGAATTACTCACAAAAGAGGAGAAAGCGCAATTAATACAGATGGCTAAGGAATTGGAGGAGGAAACATCTGCAAAAATTGTTCTATTAACGATACAAACAACAGGTGAGCAAACCATTGCAGAATTTGCGAAAGAGGCTTTCCGACAATATGGTGTAGGGGGCGAAGGTGTTTTATTCGTATTAGCAATGGAGGATCGAAAGACACGTATTGAAGTTGGTGATGATTTAGCAGGTATTATTTACGATGAACTAGCAGGGCAGATTCTTGATGACTACACTATTCCAGCGTTACAAGAAGAAGAGCCTAATCAAGCTATATTCAATACGTTTGAGGTATTAATTCAAACTGTGAAAGAAGGGCATCTATCACAGTCAAAAAATTGGAATTTTGCAGAATGGGGCTTGACTGACTGGCTGGCATTTTTACTGTTTGCTGCTATTGGACTTACTACAGCACTCTTCCTTTTACTTTTTATTATGGGATTGTTTATGAAGGGTGATCAATCAAAAGGTGCTAAATCTCGTTCTGAGGATTCTACAAGCTATTGGCATAATAATGACAATGATTCTGGAGGTGGCGGCGGGGCTGATAGAGGATGGTAG
- a CDS encoding VanW family protein: MKKKWLATSGIIWMLGLVGCDKEAVNDSKLEQEIQQREEVQQPVTYEQEQLIEPIVKVVDPTTNKVITTISPKEFGFDTDPQAYQKHIEQLAREWARGTDTSDGFDQRMLLDRLDENGQVIKGKPQIILKESELVERIIKTSATGGQVEIPLYITESGYYFEDLPLLEEVVVASYTTYFNRADLGRNKNIELSARAINNVIVGSGDYFSFNTIVGPRDEANGYQPAPEIINKKVVMGIGGGICQTSSTLFNAVDQIPIKYVERHHHSLDVGYVPKGRDATVSYDTLDFRFQNANDVPFLIKASYGENSLTIEIRTAEKYVELLKNS; encoded by the coding sequence TTGAAAAAGAAGTGGTTAGCTACAAGCGGCATAATCTGGATGCTAGGTCTAGTAGGGTGTGATAAAGAAGCGGTCAATGATAGCAAGCTAGAACAAGAAATTCAACAACGCGAAGAAGTACAGCAACCTGTTACATATGAACAAGAGCAATTGATTGAGCCTATTGTAAAGGTTGTTGATCCAACTACGAATAAGGTAATTACAACAATATCTCCAAAGGAATTTGGCTTCGATACAGACCCACAAGCCTATCAAAAGCACATAGAACAATTAGCAAGGGAATGGGCGAGAGGAACAGATACTTCAGATGGCTTTGATCAGCGTATGCTACTTGATCGACTGGATGAAAATGGGCAAGTCATCAAGGGGAAGCCGCAAATCATTTTAAAGGAAAGTGAACTAGTGGAGCGAATTATAAAAACTTCAGCGACTGGTGGTCAGGTAGAAATACCACTCTATATAACAGAAAGTGGCTATTATTTTGAGGATCTTCCTTTATTAGAGGAAGTAGTTGTTGCATCCTATACGACGTATTTCAATCGTGCTGATTTAGGAAGAAATAAAAATATAGAGCTTTCTGCAAGAGCCATTAATAATGTGATCGTAGGCAGTGGCGATTATTTTTCTTTTAATACAATTGTGGGACCGAGAGACGAAGCAAATGGCTATCAGCCTGCACCTGAAATTATTAATAAGAAGGTAGTCATGGGTATTGGCGGTGGAATCTGTCAAACATCTTCAACTCTCTTTAACGCAGTAGATCAAATTCCAATCAAATATGTTGAGCGCCATCATCATTCCTTAGATGTAGGGTATGTTCCAAAAGGTAGAGATGCTACGGTTTCTTATGATACGTTAGATTTTAGGTTTCAAAACGCAAATGACGTACCATTTTTAATTAAGGCAAGCTATGGAGAGAATTCTCTAACAATTGAAATTCGAACGGCAGAAAAATATGTAGAATTATTGAAGAACTCATAA
- the ribE gene encoding riboflavin synthase, translated as MFTGLVEDIGVVKAVQSDRDSMKITVQSVKIAEDVKLGDSIAVNGVCLTVTQFTEQQLTMDVMPETVKATNLQQLALGDSVNLERAMPANGRFGGHFVAGHVDGVGKILRIRPVANAVYMDIEMSDELTSFCIPKGSITIDGTSLTLFHVEANRVTISLIPHTYKETVLGMKRVGAIVNIETDLVGKYILQQLKKGQVTPTITRDYLAQHGF; from the coding sequence ATGTTTACAGGGCTTGTAGAGGATATTGGTGTCGTAAAAGCTGTGCAAAGCGATCGGGACAGTATGAAAATTACGGTTCAATCCGTCAAGATAGCGGAGGATGTCAAGCTTGGCGACAGTATAGCAGTCAATGGTGTTTGTTTAACGGTGACACAATTTACTGAACAGCAGCTTACAATGGATGTTATGCCAGAAACAGTGAAAGCAACAAATTTACAGCAGCTGGCGCTAGGTGATTCAGTTAATTTGGAGCGTGCCATGCCTGCTAATGGACGATTTGGCGGTCATTTTGTTGCTGGTCATGTTGATGGAGTCGGTAAAATTTTGCGCATACGTCCAGTAGCAAATGCCGTTTATATGGATATAGAAATGTCAGATGAACTAACAAGCTTTTGTATTCCGAAGGGTTCCATAACAATTGATGGCACAAGCTTAACCCTTTTTCATGTTGAAGCGAATCGTGTCACGATTTCGCTCATTCCTCATACTTACAAAGAAACCGTTTTAGGTATGAAGAGGGTTGGAGCAATCGTTAATATCGAAACAGATTTAGTCGGTAAATATATTTTACAGCAACTAAAAAAAGGGCAAGTAACGCCAACAATTACGAGAGATTATTTAGCACAACATGGTTTTTAA
- a CDS encoding DHA2 family efflux MFS transporter permease subunit, which produces MNKEIKTGPIMVALLVAGFVGLFSETALNIALGELSQLFDVDATTIQWLATGYFLTLGILVPVTGILMQKFTTRQMFMASLLFSIIGTMLAAVAPVFAALLLARIIQAAGLAIILPLTQNVIFTIFPANKRGGAMGVMGLVILAGPAFGPTLAGMILDTLSWHWIFWVTIPFLLFSIVFGFIFIPNVNETKQLAIDVWSIILSTIGFGGIVYGVSAGGDLGWTSITVLSVILLGIIALCLFVLRQLKMEQPMLNLTAFQYPMFVLGLLMNMITFFNMLSMLVVLPMYMQMALFVSAFVTGLILLPGSLLNCLLAPTIGKFFDKYGPRAVITPGTILVVVGYGLYVLSGTETATWVLVITHIIMMLGVGMVLASVQTNTLNALPRRYFPDGIAITQTSQQVSGAIGIAVMVSLFSAKQQQLLSDMTTNTQEAAASGSAFVFTISFVLAIINVALSFFLKKTQ; this is translated from the coding sequence GTGAATAAGGAAATAAAAACAGGTCCGATCATGGTGGCTCTCTTAGTAGCCGGCTTTGTAGGACTGTTTAGTGAGACCGCATTAAATATTGCACTAGGAGAGCTAAGCCAGCTCTTCGATGTGGACGCTACAACCATCCAATGGCTGGCAACAGGCTATTTTCTCACATTAGGCATTTTAGTACCTGTGACAGGCATTTTAATGCAAAAGTTTACTACTCGCCAAATGTTTATGGCGTCTTTACTCTTTTCGATAATCGGTACCATGCTTGCCGCTGTCGCACCGGTCTTTGCTGCCTTACTTTTAGCACGTATTATTCAAGCAGCTGGCCTAGCGATTATATTACCATTAACGCAAAATGTGATTTTCACGATTTTCCCAGCCAATAAACGTGGTGGTGCTATGGGCGTTATGGGTCTCGTCATTTTGGCAGGACCCGCTTTCGGCCCTACATTGGCAGGGATGATTTTAGATACGCTATCCTGGCACTGGATATTCTGGGTTACCATCCCCTTCCTGTTATTCTCCATCGTTTTTGGTTTTATCTTTATTCCCAATGTGAATGAAACAAAGCAGCTTGCTATTGATGTCTGGTCTATCATCTTATCTACCATTGGCTTTGGTGGCATTGTCTATGGTGTCAGTGCTGGCGGAGATTTAGGCTGGACAAGCATTACCGTTCTTAGCGTCATTTTGCTCGGTATTATCGCCTTATGTTTATTCGTATTGCGACAATTGAAAATGGAACAGCCAATGTTAAATTTGACAGCATTTCAGTATCCCATGTTCGTGTTAGGTCTTCTCATGAATATGATTACCTTCTTCAATATGCTGTCTATGCTAGTGGTGCTCCCTATGTATATGCAAATGGCCCTTTTCGTATCGGCCTTTGTGACAGGTTTAATATTGCTTCCTGGTAGTCTATTAAACTGTCTATTAGCACCTACAATCGGCAAGTTCTTCGATAAATATGGACCTCGTGCAGTCATTACCCCCGGCACGATACTTGTTGTGGTCGGCTATGGACTTTATGTTCTATCTGGTACCGAAACAGCTACTTGGGTATTAGTCATAACACATATCATCATGATGCTTGGCGTTGGGATGGTATTAGCCTCTGTCCAAACGAATACGCTGAATGCCTTACCAAGACGATACTTTCCAGATGGTATTGCGATTACACAAACCTCTCAACAAGTGTCTGGTGCAATTGGTATTGCTGTGATGGTGTCGTTGTTCTCAGCAAAACAACAGCAGCTCCTAAGTGACATGACAACTAATACGCAAGAAGCAGCGGCTTCAGGTTCAGCATTTGTCTTTACTATCAGCTTTGTCTTGGCAATTATTAATGTCGCTCTCTCGTTTTTCTTGAAAAAAACACAATAA
- the ribB gene encoding 3,4-dihydroxy-2-butanone-4-phosphate synthase, with protein sequence MLHTIEEAIEDLKQGNMIVVVDDEDRENEGDLLALAEFITPATINFMATYGRGLICTPISQQIAHKLDLHPMVQRNTDNHQTAFTVSIDHEDTTTGISAFERALTIQKMIEKQAKPTDFRRPGHIFPLIAKEHGVLERRGHTEATVDLAKLCHSVPAGVICEIMGDDGQMLRFEELTKFAAHHGLKMISIEALVVYRNQLSTNENKISI encoded by the coding sequence GTGCTACATACAATTGAAGAAGCCATTGAGGATTTAAAGCAAGGCAACATGATTGTGGTGGTCGATGATGAGGATCGGGAAAATGAAGGAGATCTGCTGGCACTCGCTGAATTCATCACACCAGCAACGATCAACTTTATGGCAACCTATGGTAGAGGTTTAATCTGTACACCGATTTCGCAACAGATCGCACATAAGCTAGATTTACATCCGATGGTTCAGCGCAATACGGATAACCATCAAACCGCATTTACGGTGAGTATTGACCATGAAGATACAACGACAGGGATTAGCGCCTTTGAGCGTGCATTAACAATACAGAAAATGATAGAAAAGCAAGCTAAGCCGACTGATTTTCGTCGACCAGGTCATATTTTTCCGCTGATTGCGAAGGAGCATGGTGTGTTAGAACGGAGAGGGCATACAGAAGCGACAGTTGATTTGGCGAAGCTTTGTCATAGTGTACCAGCAGGTGTTATTTGTGAAATTATGGGTGATGATGGGCAAATGCTTCGTTTTGAGGAACTGACAAAGTTCGCGGCACATCATGGCTTAAAAATGATATCAATAGAAGCATTGGTTGTTTATCGTAATCAGTTATCCACAAATGAAAATAAAATTTCTATTTAA
- a CDS encoding YibE/F family protein has protein sequence MTFLKNIPFKQGVFYALLALCCGISIVFVHHNEKFYERPIAEVIQVNVTESEPMTDMYENEDELFTQEITAMIKNGQYKGQSIHLMNDYSSSGAFDQKYHVGNEIFVTIDNHTTQSGLTGTILDLKRDQTMIMIAWIFIFALLIIGKRQGLFSIISLVVNALILSFALDLYVTHGGVSLLFVSGICALLFTIISLLLISGLNTKTYVAIVSTLLGTVIALIISSIVIWLTGENGLRYEEMQFLTRPYRTVFMAGLFIGSLGAVMDVSITMASSIFALYEQDPTISVKALKSSGHEIGKDIMGTITSILFFAYLCGSIPMIILYLKNSSTLGLTLSLNLSLELARALAGGIGVVLTIPISQYTAIFFINRKRVQE, from the coding sequence TTGACATTTTTAAAAAATATACCGTTTAAGCAAGGTGTTTTCTATGCCTTATTAGCACTCTGTTGTGGAATTTCAATTGTTTTCGTCCATCATAATGAAAAATTTTATGAACGACCGATAGCGGAAGTAATACAGGTGAACGTCACAGAATCGGAACCGATGACAGATATGTATGAGAATGAGGATGAATTGTTTACACAGGAAATTACGGCCATGATCAAAAATGGACAGTATAAGGGGCAATCCATTCATTTGATGAATGACTATTCTTCTTCTGGTGCTTTTGATCAAAAATACCATGTAGGCAATGAAATCTTTGTCACCATAGATAATCACACAACACAATCAGGGTTAACAGGTACCATCCTCGATTTAAAACGTGATCAAACCATGATCATGATTGCGTGGATTTTTATTTTTGCCTTACTCATTATAGGCAAAAGACAGGGCTTGTTTTCTATCATTAGTTTGGTTGTCAATGCCTTGATCTTATCATTTGCATTAGATCTTTATGTTACACATGGGGGCGTAAGTCTGTTATTCGTTAGTGGTATTTGTGCCCTGTTATTTACCATTATTTCGCTCCTACTCATTAGTGGATTGAATACAAAAACGTATGTAGCCATTGTGTCCACACTTTTAGGAACCGTTATAGCGCTTATCATTAGCTCAATTGTGATTTGGTTGACAGGTGAAAATGGTCTTCGTTATGAAGAAATGCAATTTTTAACACGGCCCTATCGCACAGTCTTTATGGCAGGTTTATTTATTGGCTCGCTTGGGGCTGTCATGGACGTCTCTATTACGATGGCTTCCTCCATTTTTGCTTTATACGAGCAAGATCCTACTATCTCTGTCAAAGCACTTAAATCTTCGGGACATGAAATCGGTAAAGATATCATGGGTACGATTACAAGTATTTTATTCTTTGCCTACCTTTGCGGCTCCATCCCTATGATTATTCTCTATTTGAAAAATTCTTCCACATTAGGACTCACATTGTCCTTGAATCTTTCTTTAGAATTAGCCCGTGCCTTAGCAGGGGGTATTGGTGTTGTCCTCACGATTCCTATTAGTCAGTATACTGCTATATTTTTCATTAATCGAAAGAGGGTTCAAGAATGA
- a CDS encoding HAD-IA family hydrolase produces MKHIIFDFDGTLADSTAVFASAWNTLAQKYKFKGIELKEIDALKKLSISERSKLFDFPMYKLPMILPQFYKLYRQSLNDVHLFEGMKEVLIEIDKRGYKILIISSNSKENILEFLKMNGIHCVADVLCSNRIFGKDKVMKKFLKEANVESSDVIYIGDEQRDIVACKKAGVPIIWVEWGYDAKEVVQNEEPEYSVTTPQEILEII; encoded by the coding sequence ATGAAGCATATTATCTTTGATTTTGATGGGACACTGGCAGATTCAACTGCTGTGTTTGCATCAGCATGGAATACATTAGCCCAAAAATATAAATTTAAAGGCATTGAATTGAAGGAAATTGATGCATTAAAAAAATTATCAATTTCAGAACGCAGTAAATTATTTGACTTTCCGATGTATAAATTGCCCATGATTTTACCGCAATTTTATAAATTGTATCGTCAATCATTAAATGATGTTCATCTTTTTGAGGGCATGAAAGAAGTTTTGATAGAAATTGATAAAAGAGGCTATAAAATCCTGATTATTTCCTCTAATTCTAAGGAAAATATTTTAGAATTCCTTAAAATGAACGGTATTCATTGTGTAGCTGATGTTCTTTGCTCCAACCGCATTTTTGGTAAGGACAAAGTAATGAAAAAGTTTTTAAAGGAAGCAAATGTCGAGTCATCTGACGTGATATACATTGGAGATGAGCAAAGGGATATTGTTGCATGTAAGAAAGCGGGTGTACCCATTATTTGGGTGGAATGGGGCTATGATGCCAAAGAGGTCGTACAAAACGAGGAACCTGAATACAGTGTCACTACACCACAGGAAATTTTAGAGATTATTTAA
- a CDS encoding methyl-accepting chemotaxis protein, producing the protein MHPKLQAAIDSIDLYQVTYPEDACVIVADTERVLAYKPGKKVDLKVRVGDPVHKYRGTATEIALSSGRFIKEERSAEGFGMAYIASAQPIFEGGRVIGVLSAIISNEKMDSMRLLATELSSAVEEMTATNEGLATASKDVSNRLEELSNFSESMTGDIQQINVIVHLVKDLAMKSRILGLNASIEAARSGEHGRGFAVVASEIQKMSQSSTESADSITVQLENIKQSIDQVNASANQIAAFTQQFAASMYELTDAYKGVNSTAEKLMQISDIKG; encoded by the coding sequence ATGCATCCTAAACTACAAGCAGCTATCGATTCGATTGATTTATACCAAGTAACTTACCCAGAGGATGCTTGTGTCATCGTGGCAGATACGGAAAGAGTGCTTGCCTACAAACCGGGGAAAAAGGTTGACTTAAAAGTTAGGGTTGGTGATCCAGTACATAAATATCGTGGAACAGCAACAGAAATAGCGTTAAGCTCGGGAAGATTTATAAAAGAAGAACGTAGCGCTGAAGGATTTGGTATGGCCTATATCGCCTCTGCCCAGCCTATTTTTGAAGGAGGACGTGTTATTGGCGTATTAAGTGCCATTATTTCGAATGAAAAAATGGATAGTATGCGCCTATTGGCAACTGAGCTTTCAAGTGCTGTTGAAGAAATGACGGCCACAAATGAAGGATTAGCCACTGCCAGTAAGGATGTATCCAATCGATTGGAAGAGCTATCTAATTTCTCAGAATCGATGACAGGCGATATTCAACAAATTAATGTGATTGTCCATTTAGTAAAAGATTTAGCTATGAAATCGAGAATTCTTGGTCTAAATGCATCGATAGAAGCGGCACGTTCAGGTGAACATGGGCGTGGCTTTGCTGTGGTCGCTTCTGAAATACAAAAAATGTCCCAGAGTAGTACTGAAAGTGCCGATAGCATAACTGTGCAACTAGAAAACATTAAACAATCCATCGATCAAGTCAATGCATCAGCCAATCAGATTGCTGCGTTTACACAGCAATTTGCTGCGAGTATGTACGAATTAACAGATGCCTATAAAGGGGTTAATAGTACAGCAGAAAAGCTCATGCAGATTAGTGACATCAAAGGATAA